From the Paenibacillus sp. MMS20-IR301 genome, the window TCCAGGCCATCCAGCAGCGCTTTAACACTCAGGCGGCCTCCGGCCTCCATTGATTCGGCGGTTTTATCTTTACGTCCAACCACATACAATCCTGCAATATCCGCTACTTCATCCTGCAGAACCTTAATCCCCACATCCGCCATTACTTTCGTATACTGCTGAATGGACCCGCCATAATACTCATGGTTGCCCAGTACGGCATATACACCATGACGAGCCTTGAGCAGCTTCAGCTGCTGATCCATCCGGTTGCGGATAAACGGCTCCACGCTGTCATCGAGAACATCTCCGGCCAGCAGTACGATATCCGGATTCATCGCATTAATCTCTGCAACCATCCGGCGCAGATGGCGGTTGCCGACAATATTACCCAGGTGCAGGTCGGAGGCGACTGCAACCGTCAGCGGAACGCTGGTTCCGATGGATTTGTCAACCTCCAGCCGGTGGCTGCGCACAACAGTACTCCACGCATTGCGCGAGCCCCATAGCATAAACACAGCCAATAGAGCCAACAGGGCCGCTCCCGCTTCAGTAACAAATGCCGGATGATCCGTCCCGGTGAGCACCAGAATTCCGTACAGCAGATCAGTCAGCGGCAGCATAATTACCGCAAATTCCATACAAGCCAGGTAATAGGAGCCGATTACCTTGAATAACCGGCCTGCCGGCTTCAGTCCCTTCGGCAGCGGAATTCTGCCAATGACATAAGCAAAAGCAATTACCGCAAACACTGCCCAGTAAGCAGCAGCAGATATATCAGGCAGCCAGTCTCGCAGCAGAACCCACAGATGCCAGCCGATATAGAAATTAACAAGTCCAAGCACAAGCAGCATAATGATTCCCGAAGCCAGCATGCGTATTGTTTTCACACTGTCCACTCCCTTAACGTAAAGTTCTATACTATCTAATTAAAATCATAGCACAAAGTATTTCTGAAGTATAAACTGTGCCCCCGGACTCTGATAAACGTTGATTGTTCAGCAGGGAATTCATACAATGACAGCGAATAAACCGTATTGAATTCGAATTTCAGGTAAAAGGAGTGATGTGGTATGAACAGTAACCATATGAACCGGAATGCAGGCAGGATTATAACTTAACCGTGGAGGAACCTTCCTCCGCGAACTACTCGAGGGGGACTAATAACATGTCTATCAGCTTACAGCCAGTGACGGCGGATAATTGGTATGAGTGCACTACACTGCAAGTGACACCGGAGCAGCTGGGTGTATTTCCGGCACCGGTAGTCTACTGGATTGCAGAATCAAAGTATGTTCATGAGTTTGAATTGCGTGCGGTTTATTCCGGGGACACAGCAGCAGGATTCATCGTATTCTGTACAGAGCCGGATGAAGACGGTAACTACTGGATCCCCGCCCTGATGATTGATCACAGGCATCAAGGCAATGGTTATGGTAAACAAGCTTTAACCCGGCTGATTCAATTCATGAGCAGCAGCTACAATTGCACAAGAATAATGATCGGGCACCGCCCGGATAACACTGCTGCCGGCAGTCTGTACGAAGCTTTAGGGTTCATTCAAGTGAATGAGGAGCCCGTTGACGGCGAAATCATCCGGCTTCTGCAGATCATCTAACTGCCGGATAAGCATGCATATGGAGGGCCAACCGGCCCTCTTTAATTTCTAATCAGTCATTCTTCACCGCTCTCCCGCGCAAAAAAAAAGAAAATGCCCTGCGGCATCTTCATGATTCTAATTATGTAGTTTAGATGGCTTTGTTGCCTTTTGCCGCAATGCAGTCTCCGATGAGCTTGTCACATTTGTGGATATGATTGATCAGCCAGTCGGTCAATGTACGGTTAAGCTTAATCGTTGATAATACGGATACCCCTTTGGTCTTAACACTCTCTTCCAGATCCAGAACCGCCTGGACGAACTCTGCATGGGTCTTCTGGTGCTCTGTCAGCTCAGGGAAATCGATATCCTTCATCAATTGCTCTTCACTGCTGAAATGCTCAACGGTGTAGTCCTTGAGGAACTTAAGGGTTTCCTCGATTTTTTCTTTACCCTGCTGGTTGGTGCAGGCTTCGAAAAAGTCATTCAATTTCACAAGCAGCTGTCTGTGCTGGCAGTCAATCTCTTTTACCCCGATGTCGTATGAATCCTTCCAGCTAATCATTGACCCACCTGTCCTTTTCCATAAATTACATAGTGAAAAGCATAATTCATTTTCCGCTTTTCTACATAAAAGTTCTGTTAACAACATCACACGCCATCAGGTTACAGCAATTTTATTATGTTATGTCGAAAGGAACAGGGAGGCATCCGGCAGCAAGGATTGAAATCTCCTAATAGAAGCGTATGATGGAGATAATTAGCTCTCTATACTTTAAGTAATCAGAAGGAGTGCAGCACAATGTTTCATAAAATCATTTCAAAGCCGCTGATTGTCCGCAAAAATTCCGGTATCGGCTGGACACTCAACCTTAATCATCCTGCAACCTGGATTGTCATCGGCGGGCTGCTCGCTATCAAGCTTTATCTTGTAATCTCAGGCTGACAATTTCACAGGGCTCAGAGTTCTGGATAAAAAAGCGGACACCTCCACCCAGGAAGGCATCCGCTGTAACCTAACACCGCAGCTTACAGGAAGCCGGGGCGTTCATTTATTCCGCTGGCGGAGTGAACGAACGGGCGGCGAACTCGGCATCGAGCATATAGAAGGCATTGCTGTCCGTTTCAATCCGTTTGAGCTTGGCGATAATATTGCTGAAGAGTGCTTCTTCCTCCACCTGCTCATCGATAAACCATTTCAGGAAATAGATTGTTGCATGCTCGCGTTCGTCCAGTGCCAGATCGGCCAGATGATAGAATTTCTTCGTATTCTGCTGCTCATGGGCATAAGCATGCTCAAAGGCATCCAGCATCGAGCTATAATTGTTGTTCGGCTCAGGCAGGGCAGCAAGCGTAGCCCGGTAGTCCCGGTCATTGAGGAATCTGTAAATCTTCATACCATGGAACCGCTCTTCTTCAGCCTGTACCAGGAAAAAGTTGGCGAATCCGTCCAGGCTCTCACCGGAACAATACGCAGCCATCGCCAGGTATACGTGTGCGGAATAGAACTCGAAATTCATTTGTTCATTCAGGGTGTTCATTAATTGTTCTTTCATTGCCAGGTCACCTCATCCTTTTCATTTGTGTGCACAGTAAGCAGTCCTTATGTACAATCCCCTTCATCTTAACATTCCATCCGCCTAACCGGCAAACGAAAGGAAGATTCAGCCTTATGAAATGGTTCCATCCCCCTGCTCTCGCTGCCGCCGCCTGCCTGCTGCTCATCAGCGGCTGTGCCGGGAACGGAAGCAGCGCACCGTCAGGCTCAGCATCCAATCCGGCTTCACCGGCAGCCGTTGCTACTACAGCACCAGCCATTACGGAAAGTCCGGCGGCTTCCGCTCAGCAGACTCCCTCTCAGCCATCAGCCACACCGTCTCCGGGGAATCATCCTGCAGAGGCGGACACTTCCATCTCCAAAATACTGGCAGAAATGACACTCGAGGAAAAAATCGGCCAGATGCTGCTCGTGGGGATCGACGGGACAACACTTGATACTGCCGCCGCAAAAATGATTACTGAGGATAAGGTGGGCGGTATTATTCTCTATTCCGATAATGTCGGCAATCTGAAGCAGCTGGTCAGCCTGACCAATGCACTCAAGCAGAGCAACCGCGGAAACCCCGCCCCGCTGTTCATGAGTGTGGATCAGGAAGGCGGCAAGGTCAGCCGGCTTCCTGATGCTTACGCGGTATTTCCGTCCAATGCCGCTGTCGGAACCGGAAACAGCGCTGAAGCTGCCGGAAAGATGGGCGGGCTGCTGGCCCGGGCAGTGAAATCATCCGGCTTCAACATGAACTTCGCCCCTGTGCTTGATATTAACAGCAATCCGGATAACCCGGTCATCGGCGCCCGTTCCTTCGGCAGCTCAGCAGAGCTCGCCATAAAGCTCGGTGTTGCCGAGATGAAGGGACTGGAGCGTGAAGGGGCTATTCCGGTTGTTAAGCATTATCCCGGACATGGCGATACATCCGTAGATTCGCATCTCGAGCTGCCGGTAGTTAACAAGACTGCTGCCCAGCTTGCCAAGCTGGAATGGCTGCCGTTCCAGGCGGCGATCCGTGAGCAGGCCGATGCCGTCATGGTAGCGCATATCCTGTATCCGGCACTTGACCCGGACAAGCCGGCTTCCCTGTCCAAAGTAATCATTGGACAGCAGCTGCGCGGCGAACACGGATTCAAGGGTGTTGTGATTACAGATGACCTGACGATGGGCGCCATCGTTAAGAATTACAGTCTCACCGCAGCAGCAGTGGATACTGTTCTGGCCGGCAGTGATATTCTGCT encodes:
- a CDS encoding metallophosphoesterase; this translates as MKTIRMLASGIIMLLVLGLVNFYIGWHLWVLLRDWLPDISAAAYWAVFAVIAFAYVIGRIPLPKGLKPAGRLFKVIGSYYLACMEFAVIMLPLTDLLYGILVLTGTDHPAFVTEAGAALLALLAVFMLWGSRNAWSTVVRSHRLEVDKSIGTSVPLTVAVASDLHLGNIVGNRHLRRMVAEINAMNPDIVLLAGDVLDDSVEPFIRNRMDQQLKLLKARHGVYAVLGNHEYYGGSIQQYTKVMADVGIKVLQDEVADIAGLYVVGRKDKTAESMEAGGRLSVKALLDGLDRSRPIIMMDHQPTGFDLAAQAGVDVLLSGHTHRGQIAPNHWITRRLFELDWGYLLKEKLHVIVSSGYGTWGPPIRLASRSELIKLTVVLEGNISYGDESVTSAPQAVLA
- a CDS encoding GNAT family N-acetyltransferase — its product is MSISLQPVTADNWYECTTLQVTPEQLGVFPAPVVYWIAESKYVHEFELRAVYSGDTAAGFIVFCTEPDEDGNYWIPALMIDHRHQGNGYGKQALTRLIQFMSSSYNCTRIMIGHRPDNTAAGSLYEALGFIQVNEEPVDGEIIRLLQII
- a CDS encoding bacteriohemerythrin; the encoded protein is MISWKDSYDIGVKEIDCQHRQLLVKLNDFFEACTNQQGKEKIEETLKFLKDYTVEHFSSEEQLMKDIDFPELTEHQKTHAEFVQAVLDLEESVKTKGVSVLSTIKLNRTLTDWLINHIHKCDKLIGDCIAAKGNKAI
- a CDS encoding DUF5808 domain-containing protein translates to MFHKIISKPLIVRKNSGIGWTLNLNHPATWIVIGGLLAIKLYLVISG
- a CDS encoding ferritin; this translates as MKEQLMNTLNEQMNFEFYSAHVYLAMAAYCSGESLDGFANFFLVQAEEERFHGMKIYRFLNDRDYRATLAALPEPNNNYSSMLDAFEHAYAHEQQNTKKFYHLADLALDEREHATIYFLKWFIDEQVEEEALFSNIIAKLKRIETDSNAFYMLDAEFAARSFTPPAE
- the nagZ gene encoding beta-N-acetylhexosaminidase, with amino-acid sequence MKWFHPPALAAAACLLLISGCAGNGSSAPSGSASNPASPAAVATTAPAITESPAASAQQTPSQPSATPSPGNHPAEADTSISKILAEMTLEEKIGQMLLVGIDGTTLDTAAAKMITEDKVGGIILYSDNVGNLKQLVSLTNALKQSNRGNPAPLFMSVDQEGGKVSRLPDAYAVFPSNAAVGTGNSAEAAGKMGGLLARAVKSSGFNMNFAPVLDINSNPDNPVIGARSFGSSAELAIKLGVAEMKGLEREGAIPVVKHYPGHGDTSVDSHLELPVVNKTAAQLAKLEWLPFQAAIREQADAVMVAHILYPALDPDKPASLSKVIIGQQLRGEHGFKGVVITDDLTMGAIVKNYSLTAAAVDTVLAGSDILLIAHEYKNEKAVRGALITAVKDGTISESRIDDSVTRILTLKAKYKLTDQPVAVPDLSGLNADIKAWRKPFQK